From Candidatus Binatia bacterium:
GGCCGCTGGAAGTTCCGCGTCGTGTTCGGCGAGAGGCCCGGAGTGCCGCGCAAGCCGGACCCGGCCGGCGCGATGGAGATCGCCGCACTTCTCGGCCTCGCGCCGGCACAGGTGCTGTACGTCGGCGACACGCCGACCGATCTTGCGACTGCACGCGCCGCGGGGATGCCGGCCGTCGCAGTGGCCTGGGGATTTCGTTCGCGCGCCGAGCTTGCGGCGGCCGGCGCAGACCGGATCGCCGCGGATCCGGCCGAGATCCTGCGCGCAGTGGAGAGCTCGGGCCCTCGCTGCGTCTGACGCGGCGCCGCATTGCCGTCGATCCGATCTCCGTTCGATCTCCTGTCGGTCCTCCGCTGATCTTTCCGCTGATCTTTCTGCCGTTCTTGCGGCCGGGCGGCGCCGAGTCCGGACCGTCGCTGGAAGTCGCCGGCTCAGACGCTATAGTGGCTGACTGCCGCCGGCCCGCGACCCGCGCCTTGAGGACGCGTCCGGACCCCGCGGCTGACGCAACGCATGACTGCCATTCTCGGGATCTCCGCCTACTACCACGACTCCGCTGCTGCGCTGCTGATCGATGGCAACATCGTCGCCGCGGCCCAGGAGGAGCGGTTCACGCGCAAGAAGCACGACCACCGCTTCCCGGAGCACGCGATCCGCTACTGCCTCGACCACGCCGGGATCTCGATTGCCGATCTCGACCACGTCGTCTTCTACGACAAGCCTCTGCTCAAATTCGAAAGGCTGCTGGAGACCTACCTGGCGTACGCGCCGCAGGGTTTCCCGTCGTTCATGAAGGCGATGCCACTTTGGCTGCGCCAGAAGCTCTACATCCCGCGCGAGATCCGCAAGGGACTGGGCGGCCAGTACAAGGGACGCTGCATCTTCACCGAGCACCACGAGTCGCACGCGGCCAGCGCGTTCTTCCCGTCGCCGTTCGAGGAGGCGGCGGTGATGACGCTCGACGGTGTCGGCGAGTGGGCGACTTCGAGCTGGGGCGAAGGCCGCGGCAACCGCATGCAGTTGCTCGGCGAGCTTCGTTTCCCGCATTCGCTCGGACTGCTCTACTCGGCGTTCACGTACTACTGCGGCTTCAAGGTCAATTCGGGCGAATACAAGCTGATGGGCCTGGCTCCTTACGGCGAGCCGACCTTCGCCGACAAGATCCTGGCCAACCTGGTCGACGTCAAGGAAGACGGCTCGTTCCGCATGGACATGTCGTACTTCAACTACTGCCAGGGTCTGACGATGACGTCGCCGAAGTTCGATGCGCTCTTCGGCGCACCGGCGCGTGCTGCGGAGTCTCCGCTGGACGACCGCCACATGGACATCGCGGCGTCGATCCAGAAAGTCACCGAGGAGATCATGCTGCGCATGTCGCGGCACGTGCACCGCAGGACGGGACTGAACAACCTGTGCCTGGCCGGCGGCGTCGCGCTCAACTGCGTCGGCAACGGCAAGGTGCTGCGCGAAGGCCCCTTCGAGAACATCTGGATCCAGCCTGCCGCAGGGGATGCGGGCGGAGCGCTCGGTGCCGCGCTGTACGTCTGGCACCAGCTCCTCGACAAGCCTCGCACCGTCGGCAAGAGCGACAGCCAGTACGGCAGCCTGCTCGGACCGCGCTACTCGCGCGAAGAAATCCACGCTTTCCTCGAATCCGAAGGTGCCGTCGCGCACGAGTACGCGGACGACGAGGTGCTCTGCGACGAGGTCGCCGGGCTGCTGGCCGGCGAAAACGTCGTCGGCTGGTTCCAGGGCCGCATGGAGTTTGGCCCTCGCGCTCTCGGCGGGCGCAGCATCCTCGGCGATGCGCGCAGCCGCCAGATGCAGTCGACGATGAACCTGAAGATCAAGTTCCGCGAGTCGTTCCGGCCGTTCGCACCGTCCGTGCTGGCCGAGCGCTCGAGCGACTGGTTCGGCATGCGCACGAGCGACGAGAGCCCGTACATGCTGATCGTCGCGCCGGTCAACGAGGACAAGCGTCTTGCCGTCAACGGCCAGGCCGCGGGCCTGAAGGGCATCGAGAAGCTCAAGGTGCCGCGCTCGGACGTGCCGGCGATCACGCACGTCGACTATTCGGCGCGCGTGCAGACCGTCGATGCTGCACGCCACGGCCGCTACCGGCGACTGATCGAGAAGTTCGAAGAGAAGACCGGGTGCCCGATGCTGATCAACACCAGCTTCAACGTGCGCGGCGAGCCGATTGTCTGCACTCCTTCGGACGCCTACCGCTGTTTCCTCGCGACCAACATGGACGTGCTGGTGCTCGAGAACTTCGTGCTGCTCAAGAAAGAGCAGGTGGGCGCGAAGGAGATCGACGTCGCCGCCTACCTGTCCCAGTTCCAGCTCGACTGACGGAGGATGGCGCCGTGGCGATCATGGAAATCAACTGGAACCCGACCCGCAAGGAATTGCGGCAGTTCGGCTTCCTGTGCCTCGGCTTCTTCGGGCTGATCGCGGCGGGGCGTTACCACCGCGGCGGCCTGACGACTTCCGTCGAGGTGTTTGCCGCGCTGGCTGCCGCGGGAGGAATCCTCGGCGCTGCCGCTCCGCAGCTGCTGAAGCGGGTCTACGTCGGATGGATGGTCGCGGTTTTTCCGATCGGCTGGACCGTCTCGCACCTGCTCCTCGGTTTCATTTATTTCTTCGTACTGACGCCGGTGGGCATCGTCATTCGCCTGCTCGGCCACGACCCGATGAACCGCAGCTTCGACCGAAGCGCCCAGTCCTATTGGATCATCCACGAGCAGGCCCCGGTGGCGCGCTACTTCCGCCAGTTCTGAGCGGACCCAACTTCCACAAACAGGCGAGCGATGGCTGACAACACGGCACCACGAAAGGGAGCGAGCGAGTTCGAGCGCGAAGCGGGACAAGCCCAGGTGGGATTGGCAGGCGAGTTCCTCGACTACCTTCGCCAGAACAAGAAGTGGTGGATCACACCGATCGTCGTCGTGCTGCTGCTCGTCGGCGCACTGGTGATCTTCGGCGGCAGCGCGGCCGCTCCGTTCATCTACACGCTGTTCTAGGCCGCGGCGGCCTCGCCCGTGAGCCCGTCGCGGCGCCCTGCGGCGCTCTTTGCAGCCCTGGCGGCGCTCCTCGCCGCCGGGCTCACCCTCGGCCTCGTCGAGGTCGTCCTTCGCGTCGTCGACTATCCCCCGGCAACGTTCTCTCCGTGGATCCGCAGCGACCTGTTCGGCTTTCGCCTGGCGCCGGACATCGACGTGCGCATGCGCGGCCCCGAGTACGACGTGCGCATTCAGACCAACTCCCTCGGCATGCGCGACGACGAGCCCGGACCCAAGAACAAGCCCAGGGTCATGCTGATCGGCGATTCCTTCGCGATGGGCTACGGGGTCGAGCGCGGCAAGCTATTCGCCGACCTGCTCGAGAAGGACCTCGGCATCGACGTCGAGGACATGGGCACCGGCGGCTACGAGATCGTCCAGCAGCCCCGGGTCCTCGCCGAGTACGGGCCGCGCCTTTCGCCCGACCTCGTGCTCTACGCGATGTACCTCGGCAACGACCTCTCGCAGAACGACGAGTGGGAGGAGAGGGCCGACGGCAGCCTGCACAACAAGACCCGCGAGTACCCGGTGCGCCAGCCGAACGAGTGGAAGCTCGTGCGCCTGGTCCACGACGGAATCTACGGAATCCGCAAGGGTCGCAGCGAAAAGGAAGGAGAATGGCTGCCTTACGAGGGTTACCTCGGGCTTTGCGAGAAGGATCTCGGCGCCGAGGCGATCAAGGATTACGCCGATGCCGAGGCGCTGCTGGTGCGCGTGGCCGAGCAGAGTCGCAGGCTGCGGGCACCGCTTCTCGTGCTCGAGATCCCGTACCGGTCGATGGTCGAGCCCGACGCCTACACCAGCCTGGCATCCAAGGTTCCCGGCCTGGCCGAGCGTTACGACTTGACGCAGCCGGCCCGCGAAATCGGCCAGCGGATGACGAAGGACGGCATCGAGCACGTCGACGTCACGCCGAACCTCGTCGAGGAGTTCAAGCGCAGCGCCAAACCGCTGTTCTACCCGATCGACGGCCACCTTACGGAAGCCGGTCACGCCGCCGTGGCCCGCTTCCTCGAGCCCTACGTGCGCGACCACCTGCGCCCCGACGCCGACCGTCACTTGTAAATCGGCCGCGAGGGTGGAACCGTCCCGTCCCCCGCGGAAAATGCGGATTGGGAATGGGGTCAGGCACCAGCGGAATGGGGTCAGGCACCAGCGGAATAGGACAGGCTCAAGCGGCCGGGGTGCCGATGCGCAGTAT
This genomic window contains:
- a CDS encoding SxtJ family membrane protein, with product MEINWNPTRKELRQFGFLCLGFFGLIAAGRYHRGGLTTSVEVFAALAAAGGILGAAAPQLLKRVYVGWMVAVFPIGWTVSHLLLGFIYFFVLTPVGIVIRLLGHDPMNRSFDRSAQSYWIIHEQAPVARYFRQF
- a CDS encoding DUF5989 family protein; this translates as MADNTAPRKGASEFEREAGQAQVGLAGEFLDYLRQNKKWWITPIVVVLLLVGALVIFGGSAAAPFIYTLF
- a CDS encoding SGNH/GDSL hydrolase family protein gives rise to the protein MSPSRRPAALFAALAALLAAGLTLGLVEVVLRVVDYPPATFSPWIRSDLFGFRLAPDIDVRMRGPEYDVRIQTNSLGMRDDEPGPKNKPRVMLIGDSFAMGYGVERGKLFADLLEKDLGIDVEDMGTGGYEIVQQPRVLAEYGPRLSPDLVLYAMYLGNDLSQNDEWEERADGSLHNKTREYPVRQPNEWKLVRLVHDGIYGIRKGRSEKEGEWLPYEGYLGLCEKDLGAEAIKDYADAEALLVRVAEQSRRLRAPLLVLEIPYRSMVEPDAYTSLASKVPGLAERYDLTQPAREIGQRMTKDGIEHVDVTPNLVEEFKRSAKPLFYPIDGHLTEAGHAAVARFLEPYVRDHLRPDADRHL
- a CDS encoding carbamoyltransferase → MTAILGISAYYHDSAAALLIDGNIVAAAQEERFTRKKHDHRFPEHAIRYCLDHAGISIADLDHVVFYDKPLLKFERLLETYLAYAPQGFPSFMKAMPLWLRQKLYIPREIRKGLGGQYKGRCIFTEHHESHAASAFFPSPFEEAAVMTLDGVGEWATSSWGEGRGNRMQLLGELRFPHSLGLLYSAFTYYCGFKVNSGEYKLMGLAPYGEPTFADKILANLVDVKEDGSFRMDMSYFNYCQGLTMTSPKFDALFGAPARAAESPLDDRHMDIAASIQKVTEEIMLRMSRHVHRRTGLNNLCLAGGVALNCVGNGKVLREGPFENIWIQPAAGDAGGALGAALYVWHQLLDKPRTVGKSDSQYGSLLGPRYSREEIHAFLESEGAVAHEYADDEVLCDEVAGLLAGENVVGWFQGRMEFGPRALGGRSILGDARSRQMQSTMNLKIKFRESFRPFAPSVLAERSSDWFGMRTSDESPYMLIVAPVNEDKRLAVNGQAAGLKGIEKLKVPRSDVPAITHVDYSARVQTVDAARHGRYRRLIEKFEEKTGCPMLINTSFNVRGEPIVCTPSDAYRCFLATNMDVLVLENFVLLKKEQVGAKEIDVAAYLSQFQLD